AAGTCTTCAATAATCTTTTCATCACCAAAACATCTAGCAATGGTGAATCAGCGTTCCAGAATGGAAGAAGAACTAGTCAAAGGGCGAGACATAGCAAACCAGTTACTTGAACTGTGTGTTCACAGATCCAACAGtcaccatcatcatcatgaaGATGTAAAAGGGTCAATGCTTCCCTTTATTGAAGATCTTGTGCGCAAGGTGCTGTGTTCATTCACAAACACCCTTTTGCTTTTGAACAATGATAATGATGTCTCTAATGAGGTTGCTGTTTCTATGACTGTCAAAGATGTTCCTCCATTCTCCAAATGTCCAAACCCTCACCATACTGATGAGGTTTGCAAGGGTTTCTTCCAAACTAAAAAACCAAGAGGGTCCTACAAGAGAAAGTAAGAATTTTAGGTTTTCCTTTGTAGCAAATTATGTGAATACTGTTTATTACTATTTGAATGCTTTTTTTCTGACCTTGAGATTTTCCCAATCAAATTTCATGAAATCAAACACTTTTAGTTAGTCAACTGTTGTTTTAACAGCATTGAATAATCATGATTGTACAATCAGTGAactatttgttattaatttcaTTGTTTATTTAGCAAGTAGATTACTGGATCATTAACTAGTTGAGCTAATGATGAAATGATACATTCATAATTGGAAACTTTCTATTTCATAAGATCAAGTGCACCAACATGGGTGACAAACAGCTCAATCCTGGTGGAAGATGGCTATGTATGGAGAAAGTATGGACAAAAGATAACAACAAATGCAAAATACCTCAGGTTctgttttattcaaattataattaaccAACCAATAATCCCTTTCATAGAATTAATATGAACAAAAATGTGTATATGCAGGAGCTACTATAGATGCACTCACAAACATGACAAAGGTTGTCCTGCAATCAAACAGGTCCAGAGAATTCAAGAAGATCCTCCATTGTACCAGACAACATATTATGGTCATCACAATTGCAAAAGCTTTTCAAGTTCAGATATAGTGATGGAATCAGCTTCTCCTTCTGCCTCTTCTGTGTTCCTTAGCTTCAGTAACACCTTGCCAACCAAGGAACAATACCAATTACAGACATCTTCAGTTTCTTCATCCATGAAACAGGAGCCAGTGGAAGTGATTCAGGATGAGCTTATTGCTGATCAAAGCCTATTAGCCTCATCAGATTACCTTCTGTTATGTGACTACGAACATGATTTCATTTCAATTACTTGAGGTATGTTAATGTTACTACGTTATTTTAGTTTCCCTAATTAAGAATGTTTTACTGTGATTCAGGGATATCTATATTAGTTGCTAAAAAtcagaaatttattttgaaagattaTCTCTCAGTCTCAAAGTTGGGGACAGAATTGAAGACATGTAACTGAGCTCTTATGGTACTCTTTACCGTGAATAAAGTGAATTTCCATTTGGAGATTAATGAAAATTTCATGTAggaatatgtatatatactctTTGTGCTGTGAGTATCTGCATTGATTTGTCTGGTGCACATTGAAAGGATTATCAGATTTAAGATATTTACTTTTATCGttgtttgaatttcattttttttaaaatgtatttcagTGAGATAGGAGATGTGtaatgagaaaaaaacaaaatgagagtatttataaattattttaagttcaATTGATCATAATAAATGTGACACTATGTTATTAGAACATTAATTTCCAAAATAAGTTTAAGGAGTAATCTATCTTCATGTATAATTTAAATCCTTTTAGTACcaatattttgatttctttgcagacaaaaaaaaaaaaaacaatattcaaTCAATTTGCGTTTTAACTTTGTCCTTTTCATTTGCTATCTATATTAAATCTTAACTCGTTaagtaatttagttttttattaataatgaaaaaacttAAGTCATTGTGTgaaagtgaaaaacaaaataagaaatgaaattgaaaaatagaaatcTCTAACAACAGCTATTTATGGTCTCGAGAATTACATAAGTTATTTTACAATcataaaaattgatatatattttatcataagaaCATCATTACTCAACTACacatattttctttacttttaacTTGACACTACTCGAGAGTCacaaaataaatgataaatatatttgagaaCAACCACTCTGATATCATCTAAATGTAGGCTTGTTGTGACGTAGCTTTCGGAATTAAATTAGTGATTGCATATagagaaattgaattttccatCATATTTATAAACACCTTCATTTCCATTTCAGATAAGTAGTTAGCTGCATGGTTGGAAGACTATGTAGGCTAGCAAATAAGCTTTTAAgatttactaaattttattgttCCTTCAAAATATTTCCTATAGATTTTTTGGTGCGAAGGGTTTAagtatttaaaagttaattaaaatataatcttattCACTGCAGAATTTATATGAGTACattgtttttcttgatttttgatgttgtatattgattttgatatattaaaaaattaatattttttaaaatatttaaattaatgtattttgaatAGCACCGACAACCTaacttaaaatcaaatttgaacCTCCACacgataattttaatatttaaattgttcaatTGGAAAGTTAACATTGAAGACATAGAAATGACTAGTTGATACAATACATTTGCGGGTCAAGTTCAACATTAGCAGCAGAATAATTTGATAGATTTGGTTAGGGTTTATAAGTTGTTTATAATATTCCAATGGCCCCATAGAAAattgacatatatataaatacaaggaaACTTCGTGTACTAATGCACTATTCTTTGTCAATTTCATTGGAAACTTGGAGTATATGCTTTGAACATGACATTgttatttactcttttaaatCTAATGAACTTttcgtttattttttatttacccatatactataaattaaaatacaacttgaataattataatactcatacctcccttttcttttctctaatgGTCTCAGTATTCTATTGCTTTTCTACTTTTCTGCATTTCACATACTACCACTTAACTAACCTAAACAAAGTTCAACACTTTCTATgttatttaatctatttttaatacttaatatctttctattttctctcttttcatcTCTAAATTCAATTgcaatgtattttatttttaatatcgttaaaaataatttaaaaataatttatattatttattataaatctaaaataagatctatatgtatttaaatatatatacttattataaagtgtatatatatatatatataatataatatattttgaaaatatttttttattatatttaattatataaactaaGTATTCTTCGTATATAGTACTagactaaaatataaattaaaaagaaaagttctTGCTGCATAATTTAATACATGGCGtgataagaaataaattatgtaatatttatgCATCATATTATTCTCACTCAACACTTGTTAATCATCTCATTATTTGAGTAAACTAATCTTgtaatgtatttaatattaattgtttcaggaaaaaaatatttaagggAGGTTTGTTTTATATCACCCAGGATTAAAACCTCCGTTAAGTCATTTATTTACTCGGAATTTTAGTTGGCGTTGGCTTAACGAGGGCTTGGCCGACGCAAATGTCtacgaaaataaatatttgtttccaGGCACATCCCAGAGACTGCATCTAGTTCAAAAACCTGTATTCAGACAACAATCCCGAAATCCAATATCATTTCAAGCATCTTAAAGGCTGCATCCAAGCACATCCAAGAATTTGCAAACAAAGTTAAGAACATTGTGACTTAAATGAGATCAAATTACAAGTTATACAAAGTCCATAAATCTAAGATCAAAATAAGACAAGTCTACTACCATTGTCATTACAGTCACATTACAATCAAcattttcctcattttttttacaatgcaTATCACACTCTGTCAAGCCACATTACAGTCAACATTTTCCTCTTGTTATTTACAATGCATATCACACTCTATCAAAGTAATGCCAAGCATTCAAGTATCACACTTGGTCCAAAGCAAAAACTAATCAATAACGTAATCAACCCAAagcaaaaactaaataataaattactaattaCTCATCCATTTCATTGTTTTTACTATGATCAATCTAAATTACAATTTCCAATTTCCCTAAAACATATTGCTTAAATTACCTATAATTTAATcactaaatttataaacaagtttaatgacttaataattaagttactcaaagggattaaaataactaattagtcctaattataattattttctattcctaaattataaatttcaattttaaacatcttataattaattttagagtAGATTCAGGACGAACAATAATTTAATGGAATCAGACAAAAGTCCCCCCCCCCCACAATATGCCTCATGAGATGAATTGAATTGTATTACGATTAGTTAAAAGTGCTTTATACTCTAGCTATTTCTAATTGattgaatttctttttgaaaaagatggggaacaattttaaaatttatgaatgcaGGGAAAGGGATATAAAAAGAGACAtggataagaaaaaagaaacaaaccattgggaaaagaaaaaagataattgCACTCAAGTCAATTCAATTAATGTTGACAGTGAATTCAATGTGTATATGGAGTGTGTAGTCATCATCATCTCTTATCAAAGGGGTCGCAAAccataatagagaaaaaaaagcctttattgaaaaaaaatccataaatataCCTTGAATCagttaaatattgaaaaaaaaaagcatatatTGTGCCTCATTCAACTACATCATTACTCAATAGATATTTCTACTTACATGAAAACATAAAGAGTTTGAGATTTGGTCATGGAAAGGCTCATGTTGTTGATATGGGAAGTTAGAATAAGATGGATTATGCGACTAACAACAACACATATGATATTTAGTCTTTAATAGAGATATTTCTTAGCGAtgaaaaacattacaaaatcaATAATTTCATCCTCGGCCCAAAGCAACTATTTATGAATCAACAAAGCAAGGGCTTTAATCACTTACCTCTTCACAAACCCTCATACTACTTCGAACGAAATCGCGAACCCCTTCATCTTGCAAGCCTTTCAATCGCCTCCCAACCGAGCCTCACAATCACCTCTCATGTCGCATAGAATCAACGCAGAATCACAATGTTGTTCACTCAGAGTGTTGCTTTACAGACATTGTTTGCAGGCGCAGAGGAAGGAAAAGGAGATAACTTATGCCATTGAAGCTCGACGCAGAGGAAGGGGAAACAAATTTCTTGCTCACTTGCTAACTTCGTCGTCGCCATTGAAGCTCACTTGATTAAGGAAATGTGGCAAAATTGGGGAAAACGAACTCCAACTCGTGGCAGAAAGAGGGAAAACGAAAACCCTAACTTCGCATAAACACAAAAGGGAGGCTCGTTCTGGCACATAAGGGAGCTGGCTTTGGCACTCGTGGAGAAGGGAAAAAAAACCCTCAATTGgtaaaaacaaaagaaggaaaaatgaaaTTGGGAAAAGGGGAAATTGGCATAACTAAAAGCCACCTGATAACTTGAcctaataactttttttttcttttaattaagtgtAGTATGCGTCGGCTATCCGACGTTCTTAATTTTCGAGTGATGTGTCGGCCAAGCCGACGAGAAGGTCAAAAGAATTTATAGGCCTAATTTCCTTTTAATAAATTCACATAAATTTTCGTAGAGTCCGTTGTGCGTTGGTTAAGCTGACGCCCTTTGCGTCTCCATGATAGCCGATGCTATTTTTGGAAGCTAAATACCAACATTCTTGTAGTGTAAACCATCATTCGAGAATGTGTTTCTCAGGATTTTTACGAGTTCTAAGAAACGTTAATCAATAGTCAAGGCTTTTTATCCTCTTGTATTTGATGAACCTTTGTTAAGTTTTATAGGTTTAAAACTCTTGTTAACTACTGTGATTTTGAAACTTTCATATAATACTATGGGTTTCAAAAGCtttgtaaaataattactttaagcACTTATATAAACTACCATAGATTTCAAAATCTCCATACATagatttttcaattattaatggtttttttactcatttatcatttatgtattcatatatattttttcaaccacaattatttacgtttattatatttgtttatctatatttgatgaaattatacatatatagatataacactcatcaaattgacaaattatatatagataactaaatttatatcaaaGTATAACAAGTATACACATTAAAATTCTAATTCAAGTACTATATTAGTTAACAAAAACTTGCAAAAATTGTCATGAAGTAATACAAATGGTTCTCAAATCACAAAAATGGTTCAAATAACttccacattatattatattcttcaacTATCATATATGATTTTCCTCATGTCCAAAATTTGTTGTATTAGTTGGCACACTTTCTTGATCAGAAACCTAcaattagagctgtcaaaatgggttggaacccgcgagccaacccggctcatcacgggttcagactgggttgggttgaaaatttttcataaattttaatatgggttgatttttgacccagCTCACGTAGAACCCAGTTCACccgccgggttggctcaccaacccgcaaataaagggtcacacaagtgttttttgttaagttgggctttgtatttgggtcaagttaggttattttttagccaacacatagataatttgtattttttgtgattttagtttgtatttggattgtgttgaagtttatttagattttaattagaattataatttagttttgactgaaaaaaataaaaaaattatatatttttaattaagtgagcccgtgagccaacccgtttaacccactaacccgtggtgggccaggccgggttcgaatttttttggctcgttaataagtgagccgggttgggttggctcactaagtgatcaacccATGGTAGGTCAAGCTGGGTCGGGCCGAATTACCTGTTTTGACAGTTCTACCTACAATATATATGAATCATAATTAGAAATGTAAACtttgaaaaacaaagaaattatggAGTATTAAACACTATCGGTGAAGGATTGAACATAGTCAACTCAATAGGCAATTGACCTTCataattttgagaaaagaagTTCATGATTGCATCAAGTCTTTTGTCATGTTCTTCATTTCCTTTATTTTGTTCATCCAATTGTGACTTTAATGTAGTGACCTATATTACAACACAATCTATtatgaaaattgtaaaaaacaCATGAATATTATAAAACACTTAATGAATCAACAAAAGTTATACCACATTTCTTACTCCTACTTATAGAGTCAAAGAATAActtcaaa
This region of Vigna unguiculata cultivar IT97K-499-35 chromosome 5, ASM411807v1, whole genome shotgun sequence genomic DNA includes:
- the LOC114184655 gene encoding WRKY DNA-binding transcription factor 70-like, whose product is MVNQRSRMEEELVKGRDIANQLLELCVHRSNSHHHHHEDVKGSMLPFIEDLVRKVLCSFTNTLLLLNNDNDVSNEVAVSMTVKDVPPFSKCPNPHHTDEVCKGFFQTKKPRGSYKRKSSAPTWVTNSSILVEDGYVWRKYGQKITTNAKYLRSYYRCTHKHDKGCPAIKQVQRIQEDPPLYQTTYYGHHNCKSFSSSDIVMESASPSASSVFLSFSNTLPTKEQYQLQTSSVSSSMKQEPVEVIQDELIADQSLLASSDYLLLCDYEHDFISIT